The Calypte anna isolate BGI_N300 chromosome 3, bCalAnn1_v1.p, whole genome shotgun sequence genome segment cgggggggtggTGTTGAACCATTTACATGAGGAAAGCCGGGGTTCATACAACACctattttcatctttatttcccTTGGAGGACGCAGTGCAGCTCCAGCCTATTGGGACAGAGGACATAAATCCCACACCCCTCTGAGCtccacagcccctctgcagcatccagacaccccccacccaccccccaggCAGAGTGCTGGCTCTGCAAGGCTGGAAAAATGTATAATTCCCAGATTTTCCCCCAGTTTGTGGCTGGGAAGCAAGAAGCAGGCTGGATCCTGccctgtccccccctccctccccaacccGGGGAAAGTTTCACTGTGAGCTTCAGCCCTGGGATaaagactgaaggaaaaaacaggaaaaaatcctgCTGACAGGAGGGGTTGGTTACGTGGGtttgtgaaaaacaaagcaacaaaacccaaatagTTTAACCCAGGAAAACTGTGGAAGGAATTGCTCGGGGAATGAGAGGCTGGGAGAAACCTTTGCCAGCATGGAAAAAACCATCCTGGTGTTCTCAGGACCCACATTTAACTCCTGTGccccagcaaaaaaaccaaaaccaaaaacaaaaaaccaaaccttaaACTGTGAGATGGAATAAAAATCAGGCATCTGAGCCCTCACACGGGGCCACTCAGCAGGGTCCCTGCTGTCACTGGTGATTTACAGTGAAAACTGCTCAGCAGGCAGAGGTGAGAGGCAAAAGATGGGAGGGGGGGAACAAAAACTGAGATTTCTGCCAACGAGCAAAGCAAAGTGCTGACCACAGGATTTTTGCTCCTCTTTCCAtcacccaaaaacccaaaactgagcccagaTGGATGGCAGGAGCATCCTAGCTGCTCTCCACCCCGGGGAAACAGCcatgcccagcccagcagcctgctTCCTGGCCAAGCAGAAGGGAAATTGGGGCCAGGCGACCTTCCACAGCCCACAAGGACTTGGCCAGCCGTGGCACACGTGCTCTCCCCCCCATCGATGAGGATTTAAACAGTTCCAGATGGAAATGTCACTCCTGTATTTTCCTTGGAGCCCCTTCCAGCTGCCAGCTCgagagaaggaaaatcaagCCCGGGAGGGCTCTGTGCCTTCCAAATTCCCTGCTCTCTGGAGTGGGTATTgcaggagctggctgggaagcagggagTACTCTGAGGAGTGGGGGTGATCACAGCTTTTCCCAGCCTCAAAGGACCTGCAAGGTCATGGAGTCCAACCGAAATCACCGAGTCCGGACTCGATGATAATGATtcttttatcattaaaaaattgcagggtgagagggaaaggaaatgttACCCAGTTCTGTCcacctccccctctctctctccatccctccatccatccatccatccatccatccgtcCATCCGTCCCAGTCTCCCTACAGTTTCTGGCCAGAGGtggcacagctggagctgaCTGGATGAAGTCCCATCTCCTTCTCGTGGGGGCTGCTGCACTTGTAATCCATGGTGGCgggggggctgcagcacctcttTGCCAGGCAGTAGCCCAgggccagcagggccagggcagTGCAGAGAGCACCCAAAGTGATGCCTACCAGCACACCGGGGTGGAGGGGCTCCACCTTGGCTGGGGGGGTCCTGGTGGGGACGGGACTCTGGGGCCCGAAATCCCCTGAGGACTCCCCGTCCTCATCGATCAGTGGGATTTCCACACAGTGGTTCTGGTTGTGGAGATAGTAGCCGTCCTGACAGTGGCACTGGTAGCCCCCGGGGTGGTTGGTGCAGTTCTGGGGGCAGTAGTTCATGTCACACTCATCGAGGTCCACGCAGACCCTCTGGTCCTCATCCAGCACGAAGCCGTCGGGGCACTCGCAGGAGAGGGTGAACGGGTCACACTGGGCCTGGCACTGGCTGCTGTTGCAGTGCAGGAGGCACCGGCTGGGGTCCCGAGGGTCCACGGCGTAGCCGGGGAAGCACCCGCAGAGGTACCCACCCCCCTCGGGCACCTCCTCGCAGTGCTGCTCGCAGGGGGCTCGGTAGCAGGGGGAGACGGGCCGGCAGCGACCCTCCAGCATCTCGTAGCCGCTGTGACAGCGGCACTCGAAGGCCCCCTCGGTGTTGACGCAGAGCTGCTCGCACAGCCCGGGCTCCAGGGCGCAGTCGTCGACGTCCTCGCAGCTGCTGCCGTCGGCCGCCAGCCGGTACCCCGCCTCGCACATGCAGATGAAGCCGCTGCCGGCCACCACGCAGTGATGCTGGCAGGGGGCTCCGGCGCAGGGCGAGCCGCAGCCGCGGCCGTCGGGGGCCAGCACCTTGCCATCGGGGCAAGAGCAGCGCGGCTGcccgccctcctcctcctgctcgCAGGTCCCTTCGCAGCCGCCGTTAGCCAAGCGGCAGGGCCAGGCCCCCCCCGGGGGGTGGTCGCGGCTCCATCGCAGCCCCCCGCCGTCCCCTCCTTCGGAGCAGCGCAGCTCCAGCCCCATGCTTGGGATCCGGGCGAGGCTGCCGGGGGGAAGAGCCAGAAAGTCCCCGCCGAGGGCGCCGAAGGGGGTGGTGTAGGTGACGAGCAGCCCCTCGACGGGGGGCAGGCGCGGGCAGCTGCCCCCGTAGTTGTACTCGCACAGGAACCCGTCGGCCGGCTCCTCGCacttctgctcttcccagcGCAGCTCCCGGGACACCGTCACGCACCTGTCCCCGCACCTCCGCCGCCCCGTCGAAGGTTCCCAGTTGGCGTAGTCGGTGCGGCCGTCTCCCGTCACCCACTGGAAGCCCCGCAGGCGCTGAGCCGGGTCCgtgcagggctggggcaagCGTAGCCCGAGCCACAGTCGCCCGCTGCGGTTCTGCACCAGCAGGGCGATGGCATCCTCCGCCACCGTCGAGCGGACGGTCATCAAGTGCCCGCCGCCCCTTTCGCACTCCGCGCTGGCCTCCGCGAAGGGATGGGACCCCCAAAAGATGCCGAAGCAATCGTGCTCCAAGCACTGGGCGCCCGAGGGGGGCAGGGGCTGCGGTTGCCCCTCcggccccagccccagcagcagcagcagcggcagcagAAGCCGCCGCATGGCGGGCGGCGGAGGGGCCGACCGGAGCGGCGAATCTCTGGCATGGCTCTGCCCGTCCTCCCCCCCCGATTTATAAACCCTCGCCGCCGCAGGAAGGAAGCGCCTCCGGGGACGGGCCGCCGCCTCTCTGCCCGGGGATTGCGGAGGGAGGGGCGGGTAAATCCCGGCAAGCCGCTCCCCCACCCGCACCCCCGCCCACCCGCTTCCCCCTTTGCCCGACCTCCTCCCGGCTCCTCCCTGCCGagccggtcccggtcccgggATGATCCTTACGGAGAGCTGAGCGGTAAGAGGGGGGGCTGCGCTGTCCCCCGGGCACCCCCTCGAGATGCTCTCGGAGCGGCTTTCCCGGCCCCGAGGGGACGCGCGGCCTTcggggctgggcaggagccagggaaaaaaagatttgttctCCCTCTGGCAGCACTGAGCCGGGGCCGGGATGATTCCTGGGGGGGAATGCTGGGGGGGAGACCTGGGGGGGTGAGATGTCCCCCGGGTGCCCCCGCGGGATGCTCCAGGACAGGTCTTCCCGAGGGGACGGGGAACCTCCGGTGCTGGCCTCCCCGGGAAAAAATCGatattttctcctcctgcaaGCACTGGAGGGACAGTAGCTTGCTGAAGGACACCCCAGGAGGGGGGTCAGGCACCCATTCCCCCAATCTTTGTACAGCACCATCCCAGAACCCAGAACAGGTGAAACAGGTGAGACAGAGGTGTGCCTTGCAGTCTGTAGCCTGGCAAAGCAGTCCTAGAGGATTTGAGGTTAAATGGGatgccagaaggaaaaaaaaaaattaaattgggaTTTCCCTATGGCTTTGGACAccagccctggtgctgtggATAAACAGGGCTGGCACGGCCTTGCTCTTGAAATGAAAGAGAGTGAGTGTGGAGAGGGGCTGACCCGTGATTACTGTGCCCTGCTTTGGTAGCATCCCAGCTCCTAGGCTTGGGCTGAGCCCTGTCCTCAGtgccccctgtccccatgggcCCCTTGGCTGATCCTGGCCGAGCAGCTGGACTCTTTCCATGGTTTTATCTCTGCAGGAtccacctctgctgccaggacacagccaagagcaaaataaaaatgaaaagcaaacatcCAAAGCTTTGCCACGCAAAGCAGAGGGGTAGTTgaccctccttttttttccccaattttgAGTGGTGTTTGTAGCAGGAGGCTCACCATAATTAGCCCTGGGGATCTCCCAGGGAGTAGCAAATCCATATTTCCTTGCTTTGCTCACTGTAAGGAGGTTACTTCACTGAATTGTTGTGGTTTGTAACGTCCTCCCCAGCCTTGTGTGGTCTGTGCAGCTCACACGAGGCCATGGGCATTGATTCTCGGGCCAGATGGGGGAAAGAGTAATGAGAAGccttaataataatataataaaataataataataataataataataataataataataataatttttaaatcaccAAGGAAACTGTGCTGCAAAGGCAGCCCGATGGaatcaggagcagaggagcttgTCTTCCCCCCTGCCTGCCTTCAGCCTCTTTTCCCAATCATCCCACCACCATCCCACCATCATTCCCACCACCACTGTCCTTCCAGGACAATGTCCAGGAGTTGCCATTTGCTGCTCAGACCACAGGAGGAGCCCTGGAGAACTCAGCTTCTGGCCAGCTGAGCATCCCAAACAAGGATTCCATGTCCTGGGAACCCTCAGCTCTCTCACCTGGACGGGAAGGAAAAATCCCTGGGTTTGCGTTTCCTGGAGTGTGATGTTGCCCTAAGCAGAGGTGTTCCTCTGGGAAGGGGGTGGATGGCTGAGCTTGGGCCCCGTGTCCATAAAACAATTCCCTTCAGAACTCAGCAATGCTTCCTCACCACCAAAGGGGAACTGGGGGCATTCCCAGAAGATTCCCGCAGGGCTTGGTAACGCCAGCCTCTGCTTTAGTAAAACCTGATGTTCCTGCAGTGTTCGTTTAGGGTTTGATTCGGTTCGGTATTTCCCCACTTCTGGcagtccttttgttttcctttttatttcccttttcctttgtcTGTTTTCAGAGGCAGAACAGGCAAAGATCAGGGGAGGCAAGGCCGGggcaaagagcagaaagagaaaggggacAGAACGTGATGGCTGACAAATAAAATGACACCGAGGGAGttatctttccttcttttttttttttttttatttaaagccGTTAGGAAAAACGCGACCAATATTCCCTTTTCAAGGCTGCCTGGTGAGAAATATGTCAAAAATTTCCCGGAGCAACTGGAACCCTCCCCACACGATGATTCCTCAGCCCCGGCAGCCCCGGGCCTGGGGTTGCTGCTGCCAGCGGGAGGGAGATAACCGGGGCAGGAGGACCGGGGTTAATCACCCTCGGATTGTGTCCATCCCGACCCCCTGACTCACAGCCCTTCCTGCTGACATCCCGCTTTTCCTGCGGCAAGGGTGATTaatccctctcctccccagggaCGTTCCGGGCTGTCCCGGGTGATAAGGGGATGGGGGGAACGCTGGGTGGGAGTCACCCGGGGGGCACTGGGACCCGGGATGGGTCACTGGGGTGTGGGTCGTGGATTTTCCTGGCGGGTTTGTGGGGAAAATGGGGTTCCTGCTGTCAGAGGGCTGAGGGTTGTGCACAGTTCAATGGGGTGTAACAGCAGAGGATGCCAGAACAgaacagagagaacagaaataatgtaATGTAGTTAATCGGTATAATACAAATATCAATATGCCATATAAATACAATGCAGTTAATATCATAAATGAATGTTATTAATGCAGTACAGCACAAATAAGATCAGAAATAAGATGTAATTCAATTAATATAATATTGTAAATATTAGATAATAAGATACAGGTACTATCACTAATATAATACAATATTAATAGTATAGGAAGGTACAGTTATAATAGAtactgtgtgtgtatatactaTAGTATAGTATAGAGCATAATTAATACAATAGAATACAGTGAaagtaatgaaatgaaatgaaatgaaatgaaatgaaatgaaatgaaatgaaagaatacaatgaaagaagagagaagagagagaagagaagagaagagaagagaagagaagagaagagaagagaagagaagagaagagaagaagaagcagaTAATAATGTACTATAGAATTAacagaatagaaaaatataattattaaattGCTATGTCCCCAGGCAGGGACCTGCACGGTGCTGCGAATGCTTAATTGGCTGCTCATTAATTAAGAGCATTCCTCGGGGCGGGTTTGCCTGGCGGGAGCTGTGCCTACAGggctctggggacagcagggctggggacagtcAGCTCTCTgcacagcctctccctgctcttcAGCCCCAGTTGTCAGCCCGGGCACAGCAAATACAGCAGCGGGGGGTCTGAGCTCAGCCCTGGAACAACAcccaggaatattttttcccccttctgactCCTATTTTCTCGGTTAGCTCGTGGCCCAGGGCCAGGGAAAGCATCCGGTGCTGCTTCCCACAGGGATTAGGGTTGCCCcgggcaggggggttgcaaTACTTGGCATGGTTCAGTGTGGGatttcccctcctcctgtcacCTTTACCTGGTGACACACCTTTACACCTTGTCCCATCCCTCTGACTCGGCCCCAGCTTCACTGACtggggggttgggtttgggttttgggtgggTTGgctggtttgttggtttggggctttttgtttggttgggttttgtgaggttttttgggtttgttgtttgggggttggggttttttttgaggataTTATTGGTTTTAAGCACTACTGAAGGCAAACATCAATGACTGATACAATGGCAGTCACAGGTTTGGGTCTTGGTGTCAGGGaggttttttcccatctttgtGACTCTTCCCCATTTCAGGATCACCTTCCCTTGCTGGGGCATCTTCTGGAGGCAGCTCTGACCACCTGCCATCCTGCAGCTTGAATTCACCCAGGGATTTCTGTGCCCAGTTACtggcagaaaagcagatttcCCCCCTCAAACAGAGCTACGCTGAAATCAACAAGATTGCTTCAGGCTTGGACCTCACTCATGGGTTTAGGACCTTGCTTGTGGGGTTACAACCTTGCTTATGGTCTCAGGACCTTTCTTGTGGGTTTAGGATCTCACTTGTGAGTTCAGGATCTCGCTTGTGAGTTTAGGACTTTGCTTATTTGGTTTAGGATCCAGCCCAGATCATCCCAGTGCCCCCACGCCACAGGCTTGGCAGGCATGGggtgaatgaatgaatgaatggcCATTGCTCAGGCCAGGGGGCTGAGACCCCACTGACTTCACCACATGTGGGATGAACACTGCCAGGGGACTCATTAGCACCATCCAGCACAGTGGGAAACACAAGGGTTATATATGGCCCACATCAAGAggttttgcttatttattatttttttaatttttatgtttatttattgtttatttttaatttattattcttttgcTTATCTATTAAAAACGACTAAAGCCACGTTCTGCATTCATCTTTATTGGTGTGCCATCAGAAAAGCAATGTACAGCACTATTCAAGGAGCTGTTGCTATGTACAGAGCACCTCAGAGGTGTCACCAGCCAGCCCATCATCCCCTCTTGGCTCAGCAGGACAGCCCCAGCTCTTCCTTCCCTCAGCACCTCCTTTAGGAatggggagaggagctgccccAGGAACCTCTGTGGGACCCCCTTGGGCAGGGGTGGACATTCCCTCTCCTCTGGGACAGGGCACATGGTCCCATCCCTGTTTGCTTTGAGGGATTCAGCAGGCCCTGGATAACTCCCTAAGGAGGGACATGGATCAAAACGTTCCTGCTGGGCCTgtggcaggaaggaaaggagccCTGAGCCCCCCCAGGTGTAATTGCACCAGGGTGCAGGGTGCTACATCAAGAAATATCCCAGTGGAGAGAAGCCCAACTAAAGCTGACAACAAACCTGAGCCTGGACCCACTCCACGGGCAGTCCCATGCACACACCAGGATGCACCAAGGTCACCATCAGGGAGCAGGGGTACAAACAGCACCTCTCAGATTTGTACCAGCTCTGAGCCCACATTTatgcttccttttccctttttcacacCCAGCAGCTCACTGATACCTTAGCCAAAAAACTGATCAAACCCCTCCTGGGACTGTCAGGGTCTGGAGTCCCTGCAGGGCAGGTGCCTGGGGCTCCTTATCCCGCTGATGCCGATGGCAGGATGAGTCTTTGCTTAATTTATTCCTGGGTTCTCTGCCCTGCTGGAGCCCAGACGGGGCAGGAATTTTCGGCAGGATTTCCAGGAATGCCAGGGCTGCCTTTCCCTGCTTCTCCCAGCCGCTGCTCGGAGAGAAGGAGGAGCGGGCAGAGCACTGAAAACGTTTCTGCCAGCTACACTTTCCtgccttgttttgctttggcgggtttgttgtttgcttttcgttttttaaaatgattattattattctacAATGAagacggaaaaaaaaaaaaataaaccaaccaaaaccaacaggCAGGAAAGGGTTTTCCTCCCCACATGGAAGAACAGGATGCAGGTCGCTGCCTTCAGCAAACTCCTTTGTGTTCAGTTCCCATTTCTGTAGCAATTAAGTCTCAAGTAGACAATAAAATCAGCAAAACCCTCAGGAAACACATGTACCCTACAAATCACATCCCTGTTCTTCCCTAGCACCATCCCACCTCGTAGGGC includes the following:
- the THBD gene encoding thrombomodulin, with translation MRRLLLPLLLLLGLGPEGQPQPLPPSGAQCLEHDCFGIFWGSHPFAEASAECERGGGHLMTVRSTVAEDAIALLVQNRSGRLWLGLRLPQPCTDPAQRLRGFQWVTGDGRTDYANWEPSTGRRRCGDRCVTVSRELRWEEQKCEEPADGFLCEYNYGGSCPRLPPVEGLLVTYTTPFGALGGDFLALPPGSLARIPSMGLELRCSEGGDGGGLRWSRDHPPGGAWPCRLANGGCEGTCEQEEEGGQPRCSCPDGKVLAPDGRGCGSPCAGAPCQHHCVVAGSGFICMCEAGYRLAADGSSCEDVDDCALEPGLCEQLCVNTEGAFECRCHSGYEMLEGRCRPVSPCYRAPCEQHCEEVPEGGGYLCGCFPGYAVDPRDPSRCLLHCNSSQCQAQCDPFTLSCECPDGFVLDEDQRVCVDLDECDMNYCPQNCTNHPGGYQCHCQDGYYLHNQNHCVEIPLIDEDGESSGDFGPQSPVPTRTPPAKVEPLHPGVLVGITLGALCTALALLALGYCLAKRCCSPPATMDYKCSSPHEKEMGLHPVSSSCATSGQKL